The Chanos chanos chromosome 6, fChaCha1.1, whole genome shotgun sequence genome includes a region encoding these proteins:
- the gpr84 gene encoding G-protein coupled receptor 84, with the protein MSSNDTDVHINASFSCADPSVEGYRYLGVVWGSAVTLVGTLGNVLTVLAFATDSHLRTRFNVLIVNLALADLLYCTLLQPISVDSYLHLRWRGGDTWCRIFGLLLFLSNSVSILTLCLIAISRYLLIAHRNTRAFRVLFSTTGLALVLASTWALGLASFGPLWPVYVFAQQVCTCSFHRTRGRPYTTVLLFLYFFLGLGCVGFFYLLIYQRVSAAAKALLRYRPSRRSSRRKRPEPEGSTDSGMGGGATTTATHSSEIGVETEEKDPRKEEIPANTQGSYQIPPTAVNQDRHKPAVPAPVPTQAPVPTSSGSSGEDSEFKRVTRMCFTVFVCFVCCFAPFLLLNIADKQNKAPQVLHMFCANLTWLNSCINPLLYAAMNRQFNQAYRQLLSKALTPLTRFHRLS; encoded by the exons aTGTCTTCGAATGACACTGATGTCCATATCAATGCCTCGTTCTCCTGTGCCGACCCGTCGGTGGAGGGGTACCGGTACTTAGGCGTGGTGTGGGGATCCGCCGTGACGTTGGTGGGAACACTGGGAAATGTTTTGACCGTGCTGGCCTTCGCCACTGACTCTCATCTACGCACACGCTTCAACGTTCTCATCGTCAACCTGGCATTGGCTGACCTACTCTACTGCACCCTGCTTCAACCAATCAGCGTTGATTCCTACCTGCACTTGCGCTGGAGGGGCGGGGACACATGGTGCCGAATTTTCggcctgctcctcttcctctccaacAGCGTGTCCATCCTCACTCTGTGTCTCATCGCCATCAGCCGATACCTGCTGATCGCCCACCGTAACACCCGGGCCTTCCGCGTGCTCTTCTCCACCACGGGCCTGGCGCTGGTGCTGGCGTCCACCTGGGCTCTCGGCCTGGCCAGTTTCGGACCTCTTTGGCCCGTTTATGTGTTTGCCCAGCAGGTCTGCACCTGCAGCTTCCATCGCACCAGGGGGCGCCCTTACACCACAGTGCTGCTGTTTCTGTACTTCTTCTTGGGCCTGGGCTGCGTGGGGTTCTTCTATCTCCTCATCTACCAGCGTGTGAGCGCGGCGGCCAAAGCCCTGCTCCGCTATAGGCCGTCGCGCCGCTCATCAAGACGCAAGAGGCCAGAGCCTGAGGGGTCAACGGACAGTGGGATGGGCGGTGGAGCAACAACCACTGCCACCCACAGCAGTGAGATCGGCGTGGAAACGGAAGAAAAGGATCCCCGGAAGGAAGAGATTCCAGCAAACACGCAAGGCTCATACCAGATTCCTCCAACTGCAGTTAACCAGGATCGACACAAACCTGCAGTCCCG GCCCCAGTTCCCACACAGGCCCCGGTCCCGACTTCCTCTGGTTCCTCTGGAGAAGACAGCGAATTTAAGCGTGTGACACGCATGTGcttcacagtgtttgtgtgtttcgtGTGCTGTTTTGCCCCTTTCCTGCTCCTGAACAtagcagacaaacagaacaaagctcCGCAGGTCCTGCACATGTTCTGTGCCAACCTCACCTGGCTAAACAGCTGCATCAACCCCTTACTCTACGCCGCCATGAACCGCCAGTTTAACCAGGCCTACCGCCAACTCCTCAGCAAGGCTCTCACTCCTCTCACACGCTTCCACAGGCTCAGCTGA
- the prss60.2 gene encoding serine protease 60.2, producing MHRVFTLLLCITGSLCQLDVCGRPPLNTRIVGGEAAPDGAWPWQVSIQSVSYGHFCGGSLINTDWVMSAAHCFSSSSPAGLRVYLGKRSQQGSNPHQTLRSVSQVIRHPYYSSYTNNNDIALLRLSSSVTFTDYIRPVCLAAHDSDFPSGTSSWITGWGNIASGVSLPYPELLQEAEVPVVNNIQCSSMLGSGVINHNMICAGLVQGGVDTCQGDSGGPMVSQQCSVWVQSGITSFGYGCANAYSPGVYTRVSQYQAWITHTVRTNLPGFISFNPTTACLPRPPTQPPPPSQTSLSCLGRCGERYNIRNRCNCYSGCRKNCCRDFTQLCYNSTSCQGRCGERYNIGNSCQCYSLCRKNCCSDYVQLCT from the exons ATGCACAGGGTTTTCACCCTGCTACTCTGCATCACAG gttcACTGTGCCAGTTAGATG TGTGTGGTCGTCCGCCGTTGAATACGCGTATTGTTGGGGGGGAGGCCGCCCCTGACGGCGCCTGGCCCTGGCAGGTCAGTATACAGTCTGTGTCCTACGGCCATTTCTGCGGCGGCTCCCTCATTAACACAGACTGGGTCATGTCTGCTGCACACTGCTTTTCAAG ctccAGCCCTGCTGGTTTGAGGGTGTATCTGGGTAAACGATCTCAGCAGGGGTCAAACCCCCATCAGACGCTCAGAAGCGTTTCCCAGGTGATCCGACACCCCTACTATAGTAGTTACACCAACAACAACGACATTGCCCTTCTCCGTTTGTCGTCTTCTGTGACCTTTACTGACTACATCAGACCTGTGTGTCTGGCCGCTCACGACAGTGACTTCCCCTCAGGCACCAGTTCCTGGATCACAGGCTGGGGGAACATCGCCTCTGGGG ttagtCTGCCCTACCCTGAACTCCTACAGGAGGCAGAGGTTCCAGTGGTGAATAATATCCAGTGTTCGTCTATGTTGGGCTCTGGTGTCATAAACCATAATATGATCTGTGCTGGGCTGGTGCAGGGTGGTGTGGACACCTGTCAG ggTGACTCTGGGGGTCCTATGGTGAGTCAGCAGTGTTCTGTGTGGGTGCAGTCAGGTATCACCAGTTTTGGGTACGGCTGTGCTAACGCCTACTCCCCTGGCGTGTACACGCGAGTGTCACAGTATCAGGCCTGGATAACGCACACTGTCAGAACCAACCTGCCTGGATTTATCAGCTTCAACCCTACAACTGCCTGTCTGCCTCGTCCACCTACTCAACCACCACCTCccagtcaga catCCTTATCCTGTTTGGGAAGGTGTGGTGAACGCTATAACATACGCAATCGCTGTAACTGCTACTCTGGCTGTCGTAAGAACTGTTGCAGGGATTTCACCCAGCTGTGCTACA ATTCCACCTCCTGTCAAGGTCGATGTGGAGAACGGTACAACATTGGGAACAGCTGTCAGTGCTACTCACTCTGCCGTAAGAACTGCTGCTCTGATTACGTCCAACTCTGCACCTAA